In Planctomycetia bacterium, one DNA window encodes the following:
- a CDS encoding endonuclease/exonuclease/phosphatase family protein, translating to MCNDSRKSEPEPVAPVKKCCTRLLAQSPRLVLAAIAFGSNGIAHAQTGTFLDRQWPSDLRIADYNVNWDSIFPDNDPNNHSFRCCNKVAEFRRLIAAINPDIMTLQEINGSRPVSDVTAIFNDVLPLPGGASWHGAIGYNNVTVSRWPLSMIATQTTPAGDLPRVMVLVDLPNDRFARDLYIINEHFKCCSGATNDNRRQKQADSIIAWLRDARTAGGSITLPTGTPMLVLGDLNIVGSLAPLNTVLCGDISNNTTYGPDSPPDWDASCSTDVHPLHNLVGPADYTWREDGSGFDPGRLDYAIYTDTAINAAKKLVLNTVTMTTSELAANGLQQYDVVLSPPGGYDHLPLVIDFRLTVPVPANGDVNLDAAVNGGDIDWFVRLITTGPANDPLRIAKGDFSGNGLVDAADISGFVSALIGM from the coding sequence ATGTGTAACGATTCTCGCAAGTCAGAGCCGGAGCCTGTCGCCCCGGTGAAAAAGTGCTGCACCCGATTGCTCGCGCAGTCACCTCGATTGGTACTTGCGGCGATTGCATTCGGATCGAACGGAATCGCTCACGCCCAGACCGGCACCTTCCTCGACCGCCAGTGGCCCAGTGATTTGCGCATCGCGGACTACAACGTCAACTGGGATTCCATCTTCCCCGACAACGACCCGAACAATCACTCCTTCCGCTGCTGCAACAAAGTCGCCGAGTTTCGCCGGCTCATCGCCGCCATCAACCCCGACATCATGACGCTTCAGGAAATCAACGGCAGCCGGCCCGTCAGCGACGTCACCGCCATCTTCAACGACGTGCTGCCCCTGCCCGGCGGCGCGAGCTGGCACGGCGCCATCGGCTACAACAACGTCACAGTCAGCCGCTGGCCGCTCTCGATGATTGCCACCCAGACGACCCCCGCGGGGGACTTGCCGCGCGTCATGGTACTCGTCGATCTGCCGAATGATCGCTTCGCGCGGGACCTTTACATCATCAACGAGCATTTTAAATGCTGCAGCGGCGCGACCAACGACAACCGCCGCCAGAAGCAGGCCGATTCGATCATCGCCTGGCTTCGAGACGCCCGAACCGCCGGCGGGTCCATCACGCTGCCGACCGGCACGCCGATGCTCGTCCTCGGCGATCTCAACATCGTCGGCTCGCTTGCCCCGCTCAACACGGTCCTCTGCGGCGACATCAGCAACAACACAACGTACGGACCCGACTCCCCGCCCGACTGGGACGCCTCGTGCAGCACCGACGTGCACCCGCTTCACAACCTCGTCGGCCCGGCCGATTACACGTGGCGCGAGGACGGCAGCGGCTTTGATCCCGGTCGGCTGGATTACGCGATTTACACCGATACCGCCATCAACGCCGCGAAGAAGCTCGTGCTGAACACCGTCACCATGACCACCTCCGAACTCGCCGCGAACGGCTTGCAGCAATATGACGTTGTTCTGTCACCTCCGGGCGGCTACGACCACCTGCCTCTGGTCATCGACTTCCGACTGACGGTGCCCGTCCCCGCCAATGGCGACGTCAACCTCGACGCAGCCGTCAACGGCGGCGACATCGACTGGTTCGTGCGATTGATAACGACCGGGCCGGCCAACGACCCGCTGCGCATCGCCAAGGGCGATTTTTCCGGCAACGGCCTGGTGGACGCCGCGGACATAAGCGGGTTTGTCAGCGCGTTGATCGGCATGTAG
- the preA gene encoding NAD-dependent dihydropyrimidine dehydrogenase subunit PreA codes for MQPDLSITFCGVKSPNPFWLASAPPTNSGYQVRRAFEAGWGGAVWKTLTHEPIVNVSSRYGAVDYDGRKVMGLNNIELITDRPLDVNLAEIRDVKRDFPDHALFVSLMVESKRETWHDIVKRTQDTGCDGFELNFGCPHGMSERGMGAAVGQVPQYAEMITSWVKEASRIPVIVKLTPNVTDVRAIARAAKNGGADAVSLINTINSIMGVDLNSFAPRPNVAGRGSHGGYCGPAVKPIALNMVSSIAADPGVGIPISGIGGIQAWQDAVEFMLLGATSVQVCTAVMHYGFRIVEHMISGMKNWMRERGFKKTSDFIGRSVPNIVDWGDLDLSYKVVAEINQAKCIHCGLCYIACEDGCHQSIKWEKVPLDEFTKRYGAAPSPSQGEGRGEGAAAGSAVRAHPANTNGNGHRLINPDMHFHKSGDVEVLPGAGDGYVGVFSIKQDTCVGCNMCSLVCPVEGCITMKQVDSGLPKMNWKEYQAKLASGEMQKIEPPSHV; via the coding sequence ATGCAACCCGACCTCTCCATCACCTTCTGCGGCGTGAAATCGCCCAACCCCTTCTGGCTCGCATCGGCCCCGCCGACCAACAGCGGCTACCAGGTCCGTCGCGCCTTCGAGGCCGGCTGGGGCGGCGCGGTCTGGAAGACCCTCACCCACGAACCGATCGTCAACGTCTCCAGTCGCTACGGCGCGGTCGATTACGACGGCCGCAAGGTCATGGGCCTGAACAACATCGAGCTGATCACCGACCGCCCGCTGGACGTGAATCTCGCCGAGATCCGCGACGTGAAGCGCGACTTCCCGGATCATGCCCTGTTCGTGTCACTCATGGTCGAGTCGAAACGCGAAACCTGGCACGACATCGTCAAGCGCACCCAGGACACCGGCTGCGACGGGTTCGAACTGAACTTCGGCTGCCCCCACGGCATGAGCGAACGCGGCATGGGCGCCGCCGTCGGCCAGGTGCCGCAATACGCCGAGATGATCACGTCGTGGGTGAAGGAGGCGTCGCGCATCCCGGTGATCGTCAAGCTGACGCCGAACGTCACCGATGTGCGCGCCATCGCTCGCGCCGCGAAGAACGGCGGGGCCGACGCCGTCTCGCTCATCAACACCATCAACTCCATCATGGGCGTCGATCTCAATTCGTTCGCCCCCAGGCCCAACGTCGCCGGTCGCGGCTCGCACGGCGGCTACTGCGGCCCGGCGGTCAAACCGATCGCCCTCAACATGGTCTCGAGCATCGCCGCCGACCCCGGCGTCGGCATCCCCATCAGCGGCATCGGCGGCATCCAGGCCTGGCAGGACGCCGTCGAGTTCATGCTCCTCGGCGCGACCAGTGTCCAAGTCTGCACCGCCGTCATGCATTACGGCTTCCGAATCGTCGAACACATGATCAGCGGCATGAAAAACTGGATGCGCGAGCGCGGCTTCAAGAAGACGTCTGACTTCATCGGAAGAAGCGTGCCCAACATCGTCGACTGGGGCGATCTCGATCTGTCATACAAAGTCGTCGCCGAGATAAACCAGGCCAAGTGCATCCACTGCGGGCTGTGCTACATCGCCTGCGAGGACGGATGCCACCAGTCGATCAAGTGGGAGAAGGTGCCGCTGGATGAGTTCACCAAGCGCTACGGCGCTGCCCCCTCTCCCTCCCAGGGAGAGGGCCGGGGTGAGGGTGCAGCAGCAGGGTCCGCTGTGCGGGCCCATCCCGCGAACACCAACGGCAACGGCCACCGCCTCATCAACCCCGACATGCACTTTCACAAAAGCGGCGATGTCGAAGTGCTGCCCGGCGCGGGCGACGGCTACGTCGGTGTCTTCTCCATCAAGCAGGACACCTGCGTCGGCTGCAACATGTGCTCGCTCGTCTGCCCGGTGGAAGGCTGCATCACGATGAAACAGGTCGACAGCGGCCTGCCGAAGATGAACTGGAAGGAATACCAGGCCAAGCTCGCCTCCGGCGAGATGCAGAAAATCGAGCCGCCCAGCCATGTGTAA
- a CDS encoding beta-lactamase family protein, with the protein MAALSFVPSVAADPLTTQPAADDVTAILKDVLKKDRVPGMAAAVVRCEGPIVVGVAGRRAARGKQKIAAEDRFHLGSCTKSMTATLCAMLVEQGKLKWETTVAEAFGEQAEKLNPAYRTVTLKQLLCHRAGLAEDRRPDLATWPKVLLLSGDMLKQRRSLVEIVLSREPAHEADSKFAYSNYGFAIAGAMCEAVTGEAYEALMKRMMFEPLGMTTAGFGAPGSPEKIDQPRGHDTLFGMYSAVPPGPGSDNPAVIGPAGTVHCSVGDWAKYARMHLLGARKPEAVPLLKPATVEILHTDPYEQGYAFGWVIRDEEWAGGKMLAHDGSNGRWYAVVLIAPQRDLAILAATNAADDTAQKAIGGAIRKLRESFK; encoded by the coding sequence ATGGCCGCTTTGAGCTTTGTGCCAAGCGTTGCTGCTGATCCGCTGACAACGCAGCCGGCGGCCGACGACGTGACCGCCATTCTGAAGGATGTCCTAAAAAAAGACCGCGTGCCGGGGATGGCGGCGGCGGTGGTTCGCTGCGAGGGGCCGATCGTGGTCGGCGTTGCAGGCAGGCGCGCGGCGCGAGGCAAACAGAAGATCGCTGCGGAGGATCGGTTTCATCTCGGCTCATGCACGAAGTCGATGACGGCGACGCTTTGCGCAATGCTCGTGGAGCAAGGTAAGTTGAAATGGGAGACGACGGTCGCCGAGGCTTTTGGCGAGCAGGCGGAGAAGTTGAACCCGGCGTATCGCACCGTCACGTTGAAGCAATTGTTGTGTCATCGCGCGGGGCTGGCGGAGGATCGGCGGCCGGATTTGGCGACGTGGCCGAAGGTGTTGCTGCTTTCTGGGGATATGCTCAAGCAGCGGCGTTCGCTTGTTGAGATCGTGCTGTCGCGCGAGCCGGCGCACGAAGCGGATTCAAAATTTGCGTACTCGAATTACGGCTTCGCGATTGCGGGGGCGATGTGCGAGGCCGTGACCGGCGAAGCCTACGAAGCACTGATGAAGCGAATGATGTTCGAGCCGCTGGGGATGACGACGGCTGGTTTCGGCGCGCCGGGTTCGCCAGAGAAGATCGATCAGCCGCGTGGGCACGACACGCTGTTCGGGATGTACAGCGCCGTGCCGCCGGGGCCGGGGAGCGATAATCCGGCGGTGATCGGCCCGGCCGGCACGGTGCATTGCTCGGTCGGCGACTGGGCGAAGTATGCGCGGATGCATCTGCTCGGCGCGCGGAAACCCGAGGCTGTTCCGCTGCTCAAGCCGGCGACGGTTGAGATCCTGCACACCGATCCCTATGAACAGGGCTATGCGTTTGGCTGGGTGATTCGCGATGAGGAGTGGGCCGGCGGGAAGATGCTGGCGCACGACGGATCGAACGGCCGCTGGTACGCGGTCGTCCTGATCGCCCCGCAGCGTGATCTCGCCATTCTCGCGGCGACCAATGCTGCCGATGACACGGCGCAGAAGGCGATTGGCGGGGCGATACGAAAACTGCGTGAGTCCTTCAAATAG
- a CDS encoding RidA family protein, with protein MATNRSTRRRFLSNTGKLAIVTGAAAAGASGIVTQTALADDPQTKDGKVNRPDRRAVPGSPSKAYSRAMQSGRFVFVAGCVGTYQKDGKSALDADFESQARRTLENLKASVEAAGSSLDKVLKCTCFLKKYEDFAKFNEVYMTIFPEPRPARSTVVVLDFVVPGALLEVDCVCVV; from the coding sequence ATGGCAACCAACCGAAGCACACGTCGCCGATTCTTGAGCAACACCGGCAAGCTGGCGATCGTGACCGGCGCCGCGGCGGCCGGCGCATCGGGCATCGTCACACAAACGGCACTCGCCGATGACCCGCAAACCAAGGATGGGAAAGTGAATCGCCCCGACCGCCGCGCCGTGCCCGGCAGCCCGAGCAAGGCCTATTCGCGCGCGATGCAGTCGGGTCGATTCGTGTTCGTGGCCGGCTGCGTCGGGACGTATCAGAAAGACGGCAAGTCGGCGTTGGATGCGGACTTCGAATCGCAGGCGCGGCGAACCCTGGAGAATCTGAAGGCGTCGGTCGAAGCAGCCGGTTCGAGCCTGGACAAAGTCCTCAAGTGCACCTGCTTCCTGAAGAAGTATGAAGACTTCGCGAAGTTCAACGAAGTGTATATGACGATCTTCCCCGAACCGCGCCCGGCGCGAAGCACCGTGGTTGTGCTGGATTTCGTCGTCCCCGGCGCGCTGCTGGAAGTCGATTGCGTCTGCGTGGTTTGA
- the typA gene encoding translational GTPase TypA has translation MLLRNVAIIAHVDHGKTSLVDCLLRQTGIFREGTATQDLILDSNPQERERGITIFAKNCAIRYKDFKINLIDTPGHADFGGEVERVLKMADGVLLLVDAFEGPMPQTRFVLKKAFEYHLKPIVVINKIDRPDARIKEVVDEVHDLFIELGANEECLEWPILYTSAKLGFARTSPTDTNTDIRPLLDEMVKSVPAPQVSVEEPLQMLVASLDYSDYVGRIAIGRIFSGSIKTGQRIVRISRDGHHCGETVDTVFIFDGLGRKKVDCAAAGEIVALTGLAEIGIGDTVADPDNPQPLPTIPVDEPTLTMVFSINTSPFAGREGKFLTTRHIRDRLMKELQHNVALRVEDMPQKDSFRVSGRGLLHLGVLIESMRREGFELMVGKPKVIYREIAGKKCEPIEYLVVDVPANAAGAVIELVGGRRGEMMKMETKDAQAHLEFTIPARGLIGLRTRMLNATRGEAIMHHSFYEYEHLRGAIPVRHVGVMVATETGRVTAYALEALADRGTMFVSPGDEVYKGQVVGEHCKDEDIEVNVARLKKLTNMRAAGADKTVVLKPPRQMALEAMLEYIEEDEWVEVTPGACRMRKKLLDPTDRKRAGREAMAVESEM, from the coding sequence ATGCTGCTACGAAACGTCGCCATCATTGCTCACGTCGACCACGGCAAAACGTCCCTGGTGGACTGCCTCCTGCGGCAGACCGGCATCTTTCGCGAGGGCACGGCCACGCAGGACCTCATCCTGGACTCCAACCCGCAGGAACGCGAGCGCGGCATCACCATTTTCGCAAAGAACTGTGCGATCCGCTACAAGGATTTCAAGATCAACCTGATCGACACGCCGGGCCACGCCGATTTTGGCGGTGAAGTCGAGCGCGTGTTGAAGATGGCCGACGGCGTGCTGCTGCTCGTCGATGCGTTCGAAGGCCCGATGCCGCAGACGCGCTTCGTGCTGAAGAAGGCGTTTGAGTACCACCTCAAGCCGATCGTGGTGATTAACAAAATCGACCGGCCCGATGCGCGCATCAAAGAGGTTGTTGACGAAGTGCATGACCTGTTCATTGAGCTGGGCGCGAACGAGGAGTGCCTCGAATGGCCGATTCTTTATACCAGCGCCAAGCTCGGCTTTGCGCGGACATCGCCGACCGATACCAACACCGACATCCGACCCTTGTTGGATGAGATGGTCAAATCCGTGCCCGCGCCGCAGGTCTCGGTAGAAGAGCCGTTGCAGATGCTCGTCGCCTCGCTGGACTACAGCGACTACGTCGGGCGCATCGCCATCGGCCGCATCTTCAGTGGTTCGATCAAAACCGGTCAGCGCATCGTGCGGATCAGCCGCGACGGCCACCATTGCGGCGAGACGGTGGACACGGTGTTCATCTTCGACGGCCTGGGTCGAAAGAAAGTCGATTGCGCGGCGGCCGGCGAGATCGTCGCGCTGACGGGTCTGGCCGAAATCGGAATCGGCGACACGGTGGCCGATCCGGACAATCCGCAGCCGCTGCCGACGATTCCGGTCGACGAACCGACGCTGACCATGGTGTTCTCGATCAACACGTCGCCGTTCGCCGGGCGCGAGGGGAAGTTCCTCACGACGCGGCACATCCGCGATCGGCTGATGAAGGAATTGCAGCACAACGTCGCGCTTCGCGTGGAAGACATGCCGCAGAAGGACAGTTTCCGCGTCTCCGGGCGCGGCTTGCTGCACCTGGGCGTGTTGATCGAATCGATGCGGCGCGAGGGATTTGAGTTGATGGTGGGCAAACCGAAGGTGATCTACCGAGAAATCGCCGGGAAGAAATGCGAGCCGATCGAGTACCTCGTGGTCGATGTTCCCGCCAATGCAGCCGGCGCGGTGATCGAGCTGGTCGGCGGCCGCCGCGGTGAGATGATGAAAATGGAGACAAAGGATGCCCAGGCGCACCTGGAGTTCACGATCCCCGCGCGCGGGCTGATCGGCCTGCGCACGCGCATGCTGAACGCGACGCGCGGCGAAGCGATCATGCATCATTCGTTCTACGAGTACGAGCACTTGCGCGGGGCGATTCCTGTGCGGCACGTCGGCGTGATGGTGGCGACGGAGACCGGCCGCGTGACGGCCTACGCGCTGGAGGCGCTGGCCGACCGCGGGACGATGTTCGTATCGCCCGGCGACGAGGTGTACAAGGGGCAGGTGGTCGGCGAGCACTGCAAAGACGAGGACATCGAGGTCAACGTGGCCCGGCTGAAGAAGCTGACCAACATGCGCGCCGCGGGGGCTGACAAGACGGTCGTGCTGAAACCGCCGCGACAGATGGCGCTGGAGGCGATGCTGGAGTACATCGAAGAGGATGAATGGGTGGAGGTGACGCCCGGCGCCTGCCGGATGCGGAAGAAGCTGCTCGACCCGACTGATCGCAAGCGCGCCGGGCGTGAAGCGATGGCGGTGGAATCTGAAATGTGA
- a CDS encoding GNAT family N-acetyltransferase, whose protein sequence is MNESGEVISAVRRSDRALVEQLSDWESLEFGVAHTSSRHPALASANQLREVWLAEVTAESAYERAEAYYAERALTCRLWTPASGQAPEPVERLLLSHGWRCMDRAAMYLTTMDALTDAMPPAIRVLPARAMPKAFRQTFAAEGAAANADPAFAGAAADAQAEAAIDRLNDSNHDAFVAMLDGVAAGRISYLQAGDIARLDDLTVLRAFRGRGVGGALVSHVLHLAKRLLPKILVATAPADCPERIGFLRGWGFELGGVVRDFVRPAG, encoded by the coding sequence ATGAACGAATCAGGCGAAGTTATTTCTGCCGTGCGGCGCTCCGATCGGGCGCTGGTGGAGCAATTGAGCGATTGGGAGTCGCTGGAGTTCGGCGTGGCGCACACGTCGAGCCGGCATCCGGCGCTGGCGAGCGCGAACCAGTTGCGCGAGGTGTGGCTGGCGGAGGTTACGGCCGAGTCGGCATACGAACGCGCCGAGGCGTATTACGCCGAGCGCGCGCTGACGTGCCGCTTGTGGACGCCGGCATCGGGCCAGGCGCCGGAGCCGGTGGAGCGGCTGCTGCTTTCGCACGGTTGGCGCTGCATGGACCGGGCTGCCATGTATCTGACAACGATGGACGCGCTGACCGATGCGATGCCTCCTGCGATTCGCGTATTGCCGGCGCGGGCCATGCCGAAGGCGTTTCGGCAGACGTTCGCGGCGGAAGGCGCCGCGGCCAACGCGGATCCGGCCTTTGCCGGCGCGGCGGCCGACGCCCAGGCCGAAGCGGCCATCGACCGGCTGAATGATTCCAATCACGACGCATTCGTTGCGATGCTCGATGGAGTTGCCGCCGGGCGGATCAGTTACTTGCAGGCAGGCGATATCGCGCGGCTGGACGACCTCACCGTGCTGCGCGCGTTTCGCGGGCGCGGCGTCGGCGGCGCGCTGGTGTCGCATGTCCTGCACCTCGCCAAACGCCTGCTTCCCAAGATCCTTGTCGCGACGGCGCCCGCCGACTGTCCCGAGCGAATTGGATTCCTGCGCGGATGGGGGTTCGAACTCGGCGGCGTCGTGCGGGACTTCGTCCGACCGGCCGGCTGA